In Streptomyces sp. NBC_00483, a single window of DNA contains:
- a CDS encoding sugar porter family MFS transporter: protein MTSSAAPQTGARQEQPGNLRRVTLIAAGAAMGGFLFGYDSSVINGAVEAIRDRWDIGSATLAQVIAIALLGSAIGAATAGRIADRIGRVRCMQIASVLFIISAIGSSMPFALWDLMVWRIIGGFAIGMASVLGPTYIAEVAPPAYRGRLGSFQQAAIVLGIAISQLVNYGLLNAAGGDQRGELLGLEAWQVMLGIMVIPAALYGVFTFMIPESPRYLLAKGRKEEARKVVRQVEGDGADAEARIAEIEHGMKNERLSTFRDLKGSFIFKPIVWVGIGLAVFQQFVGINVAFYYSSTLWQSVGVNPEDSFFYSFTTSIINIIGTVVAMLLIDRVGRKPLALVGSVGMVIGLGCEAWAFSSDLVNGQLPTTQGWVALIAAHWFVFFFAMSWGVILWVMVGEMFPPKIRATAIGVASMFNWLANYAITATFPSLSDWNLGGTYVIYTIFAALSIPFTLKFVKEYKGKTLEEAETV, encoded by the coding sequence GTGACCAGCAGTGCGGCACCGCAAACGGGAGCCAGGCAGGAACAGCCCGGCAATCTCCGACGTGTCACCTTGATCGCGGCCGGTGCCGCCATGGGTGGCTTCCTCTTCGGCTACGACAGCTCAGTCATCAACGGAGCCGTCGAAGCCATCCGTGACCGGTGGGACATCGGCTCCGCGACCCTCGCTCAGGTCATCGCCATCGCGCTGCTCGGCTCGGCCATCGGCGCCGCGACCGCCGGACGGATCGCCGACCGGATCGGCCGCGTGCGGTGCATGCAGATCGCGTCCGTGCTGTTCATCATCAGCGCCATCGGCTCGTCGATGCCGTTCGCGCTGTGGGACCTGATGGTGTGGCGGATCATCGGCGGGTTCGCCATCGGCATGGCCTCGGTGCTCGGCCCGACGTACATCGCCGAGGTGGCGCCGCCGGCCTACCGCGGCCGGCTCGGCTCCTTCCAGCAGGCCGCCATCGTGCTCGGCATCGCGATCTCGCAGCTGGTCAACTACGGCCTGCTGAACGCCGCGGGCGGCGACCAGCGCGGTGAGCTGCTCGGCCTGGAGGCCTGGCAGGTCATGCTCGGGATCATGGTGATCCCCGCCGCCCTGTACGGCGTGTTCACGTTCATGATCCCGGAGTCGCCGCGTTACCTGCTCGCCAAGGGCCGGAAGGAAGAGGCCCGCAAGGTCGTCCGGCAGGTCGAGGGCGACGGGGCCGACGCGGAAGCGCGCATCGCCGAGATCGAGCACGGCATGAAGAACGAGCGCCTTTCGACCTTCAGGGACCTGAAGGGCAGCTTCATCTTCAAGCCGATCGTCTGGGTCGGTATCGGCCTCGCGGTCTTCCAGCAGTTCGTCGGCATCAACGTCGCGTTCTACTACTCCTCGACGCTGTGGCAGTCGGTCGGCGTGAACCCGGAGGACTCGTTCTTCTACTCGTTCACGACGTCGATCATCAACATCATCGGTACCGTCGTGGCGATGCTCCTGATCGACCGGGTCGGCCGCAAGCCGCTCGCTCTCGTCGGCTCCGTCGGCATGGTCATCGGTCTCGGCTGCGAGGCCTGGGCGTTCTCGTCCGACCTGGTCAACGGCCAGCTGCCGACCACGCAGGGCTGGGTCGCCCTGATCGCCGCCCACTGGTTCGTCTTCTTCTTCGCGATGAGCTGGGGCGTCATCCTCTGGGTCATGGTCGGCGAGATGTTCCCGCCGAAGATCCGTGCCACCGCCATCGGCGTCGCGTCGATGTTCAACTGGCTCGCGAACTACGCCATCACCGCGACGTTCCCGTCCCTGTCCGACTGGAACCTGGGCGGCACGTACGTCATCTACACCATCTTCGCGGCGCTCTCCATCCCCTTCACCCTGAAGTTCGTGAAGGAGTACAAGGGCAAGACGCTGGAGGAAGCGGAAACGGTCTGA
- a CDS encoding LLM class flavin-dependent oxidoreductase — protein sequence MPVSVVRFNLVDPAGTPETLAARYQAAVEMARYADEQGIDTVQTEEHHGVANNWLPSPFTFAGAVLGATKRIAVTVSAIIGPLHDPLRLAEDIAVLDLLSGGRLVTVSGIGYRPEEYAQFDVEWKRRGKLQDELLETLLKAWTGEEFEFRGRRVRVTPRPFTQPHPLLLVGGSSKAAARRAARLGLPFFPSAHLPEIEAYYKELLEEYGTEGWTMMPGKVTPLLHLSDDPDRTWAEHGEHFLHEARTYASWQSQDIKSAVKSGAATVEELRAEGVYRVLTPDECLAQGLDNYILHPLSGGMPLDEGRRSLQLYCENVLPRLKDQS from the coding sequence ATGCCCGTGTCCGTCGTACGGTTCAACCTCGTCGACCCCGCCGGCACACCCGAAACGCTCGCCGCCCGCTACCAGGCGGCCGTCGAGATGGCCCGCTACGCCGACGAGCAGGGCATCGACACGGTGCAGACCGAGGAGCACCACGGCGTCGCCAACAACTGGCTGCCCTCGCCCTTCACCTTCGCGGGCGCGGTCCTCGGGGCCACGAAGCGCATCGCGGTCACCGTCTCCGCCATCATCGGCCCGCTGCACGACCCGCTCCGCCTCGCCGAGGACATCGCCGTGCTCGACCTGCTCAGCGGCGGCCGCCTGGTGACGGTCTCCGGGATCGGCTACCGGCCGGAGGAGTACGCGCAGTTCGACGTGGAGTGGAAGCGGCGCGGCAAGCTCCAGGACGAGCTGCTCGAAACGCTGCTCAAGGCCTGGACCGGCGAGGAGTTCGAGTTCCGCGGCCGCCGGGTCCGCGTCACCCCGCGCCCCTTCACCCAGCCGCACCCGCTGCTCCTGGTGGGCGGCTCCTCGAAGGCGGCCGCGCGCCGGGCGGCCCGGCTCGGCCTCCCGTTCTTCCCGAGCGCACACCTGCCGGAGATCGAGGCGTACTACAAGGAGCTCCTGGAGGAGTACGGGACCGAGGGCTGGACCATGATGCCGGGGAAGGTGACCCCGCTCCTGCACCTGTCGGACGACCCGGACCGCACCTGGGCCGAGCACGGCGAACACTTCCTGCACGAGGCGCGGACGTACGCGTCCTGGCAGTCGCAGGACATCAAGTCGGCCGTGAAATCGGGCGCTGCGACGGTCGAGGAGCTGCGCGCCGAGGGCGTCTACCGGGTGCTCACGCCCGACGAGTGCCTGGCGCAGGGGCTCGACAACTACATCCTGCATCCGCTCTCCGGCGGCATGCCCCTGGACGAGGGCCGCCGCAGCCTGCAGCTGTACTGCGAAAACGTACTGCCCCGGCTGAAGGACCAGTCGTAG
- a CDS encoding cytosine permease, with product MSKTAEAEGALETRGIEPVPDAERTAKTRELFPTWVAANISVLLLTMGASLVVTYKLNFWQAIVVAIAAPIVSYGLVGLIGIAGKRGGAPGMALSRAVFGQRGNLLPGSLIWVARWGWETINAVTGAYAVLTVLDILFGIQKNNFLVILTLFVFVCATFAISGLGINVVQVCNKYATYLFGIFSVLVLVYLVINTDWSEVFGQPAGQTSLMVAGIGMIAAGGVSWIPSSPDFTRYLPRTASTKGIIGNSIGGAGIVVLPMVLMGAVMAVSTPDLASAQDPVSFLGEILPLWIAVPYLLIALVGMLLINAMSMYSAGFTAQTLGFKVPRHWAVSINAVISLVFGAILMLVATSFMSSFISFLSLLAVAFSAWVGVFGADMFKRKHYDAAALIDTTRTSAYWYKGGFSPAACVAWAVGLVVGLLFTSSTWFSGPLASNNFLGEYGLGWVVTIVVSGLLYLALPKPADTSTAPDESDAVEAMAS from the coding sequence ATGAGCAAGACCGCCGAAGCCGAAGGCGCGCTGGAGACACGCGGCATCGAGCCCGTCCCCGACGCCGAGCGCACCGCCAAGACCCGCGAGCTCTTCCCCACCTGGGTCGCCGCCAATATCAGCGTGCTGTTGCTCACGATGGGCGCGAGCCTCGTCGTGACGTACAAGCTGAACTTCTGGCAGGCCATCGTCGTCGCGATCGCGGCGCCCATCGTGTCGTACGGCCTCGTGGGTCTGATCGGCATCGCGGGCAAGCGCGGTGGCGCGCCCGGTATGGCGCTCTCCCGCGCGGTGTTCGGGCAGCGCGGCAATCTGCTGCCCGGCTCGCTGATCTGGGTCGCGCGCTGGGGCTGGGAGACGATCAACGCGGTGACCGGCGCGTATGCCGTGCTCACCGTCCTGGACATCCTCTTCGGCATCCAGAAGAACAACTTCCTGGTGATCCTCACCCTGTTCGTGTTCGTGTGCGCCACGTTCGCGATCTCGGGCCTCGGTATCAACGTCGTGCAGGTGTGCAACAAGTACGCGACGTATCTCTTCGGGATCTTCTCGGTCCTGGTGCTTGTCTACCTGGTCATCAACACCGACTGGTCCGAGGTCTTCGGGCAGCCCGCCGGGCAGACGTCCCTGATGGTCGCGGGCATCGGCATGATCGCCGCCGGTGGCGTCAGCTGGATCCCGTCCTCCCCCGACTTCACCCGCTATCTGCCGCGCACGGCCTCCACCAAGGGGATCATCGGGAACTCGATCGGCGGCGCCGGCATCGTCGTGCTGCCGATGGTCCTGATGGGCGCCGTGATGGCGGTCTCGACCCCGGACCTGGCCTCCGCCCAGGACCCGGTCTCCTTCCTCGGCGAGATCCTGCCGCTGTGGATCGCGGTGCCGTACCTGCTGATCGCCCTGGTCGGCATGCTGCTGATCAACGCCATGTCGATGTACTCGGCCGGCTTCACCGCGCAGACCCTCGGCTTCAAGGTGCCGCGCCACTGGGCCGTCTCCATCAACGCGGTGATCTCGCTGGTCTTCGGCGCCATCCTGATGCTGGTGGCGACGAGCTTCATGAGCTCGTTCATCTCCTTCCTCTCGCTGCTCGCCGTGGCCTTCTCCGCCTGGGTCGGCGTCTTCGGCGCGGACATGTTCAAGCGCAAGCACTACGACGCCGCCGCCCTGATCGACACCACCCGCACCAGCGCCTACTGGTACAAGGGCGGCTTCTCCCCCGCCGCGTGCGTCGCCTGGGCGGTCGGCCTGGTCGTCGGCCTGCTGTTCACGTCGTCGACCTGGTTCTCGGGCCCGCTCGCCTCGAACAACTTCCTCGGTGAGTACGGCCTCGGCTGGGTCGTCACGATCGTCGTCTCCGGCCTGCTGTACCTGGCGCTGCCCAAGCCGGCCGACACCTCGACGGCCCCGGACGAGTCCGACGCCGTCGAGGCCATGGCCTCCTGA
- a CDS encoding recombinase family protein, with the protein MLISTGLLIRIFADKKSGNNTDREAPRKALDYLREGDTLVVPSLDRLGRSMQDLITIASGLRKRGIDFTSLHEVLDITTPGGRPAFHVFTALAEFIRELIVQGTNEGPDAARGRGARLGRPPAMTEEQVRHAHDLLARPANTVTSIAKLLGASRNTIYNYVPELRGGRLTLAEATSTPELPQPTRSED; encoded by the coding sequence TTGTTAATCTCGACCGGCCTGCTCATCCGGATCTTCGCCGACAAGAAGTCCGGCAATAACACCGACCGCGAGGCACCGCGGAAGGCCCTCGACTACCTGCGCGAGGGCGACACCCTCGTCGTCCCGTCGCTGGACCGGCTCGGCCGCTCGATGCAGGACCTCATCACGATCGCGTCCGGTCTCCGCAAGCGCGGGATCGACTTCACCTCGCTACACGAGGTGCTCGACATCACCACACCCGGCGGACGCCCGGCCTTCCACGTGTTCACGGCCCTCGCGGAGTTCATCCGCGAACTCATCGTGCAGGGCACCAACGAAGGTCCGGATGCCGCTCGCGGCCGCGGCGCCCGACTCGGCCGCCCGCCAGCGATGACGGAGGAGCAGGTACGTCACGCCCACGACCTGCTCGCCCGCCCGGCGAACACCGTCACCTCGATCGCGAAGCTCCTCGGTGCCTCCAGGAACACGATCTACAACTACGTGCCCGAGTTGAGGGGCGGTCGCCTCACGCTCGCCGAGGCGACGAGCACACCGGAACTGCCCCAACCCACAAGGTCGGAGGACTGA
- a CDS encoding winged helix-turn-helix domain-containing protein, producing MAVSPAASPNWASGPDIELDTAALRVLAHPMRINVLALLRQCGASTATRVAGELGINPGAASYHLRRLAAGGLIVEEPGRGTGRERWWKAAHRQSIHDPASGTPEQREAGRAYAHAVALACVERLHTAAQEAPLLPDEWFDVSTFGDFVLRLSPKEVARMRDEIFAVISRYRQARGEDSEGLASVAVQVQMFPVPGTIAPRSVGS from the coding sequence ATGGCTGTTTCCCCTGCCGCCTCACCCAACTGGGCTTCGGGGCCGGACATCGAACTGGACACCGCCGCTTTGCGGGTGCTGGCCCACCCCATGCGGATCAATGTGCTCGCACTGTTGCGCCAGTGCGGAGCGTCGACCGCGACCAGGGTCGCCGGAGAGCTAGGCATCAATCCCGGGGCCGCTAGCTATCACCTGCGCCGCCTGGCAGCGGGCGGGCTCATCGTGGAAGAGCCAGGCCGCGGCACCGGACGCGAACGGTGGTGGAAGGCGGCCCATCGCCAGTCGATCCACGATCCGGCGTCCGGGACTCCCGAGCAGCGGGAGGCCGGACGGGCATACGCCCATGCCGTGGCCCTCGCCTGCGTGGAGCGCTTGCATACGGCTGCGCAGGAGGCGCCGCTGCTGCCTGATGAGTGGTTCGACGTCAGCACCTTCGGCGACTTCGTCCTGCGGCTGAGCCCGAAGGAGGTCGCCCGGATGCGCGACGAGATCTTCGCAGTGATCTCCCGGTACCGGCAGGCACGGGGCGAGGACTCGGAGGGACTCGCATCGGTGGCGGTCCAGGTGCAGATGTTCCCGGTGCCCGGCACCATCGCGCCGCGGTCCGTCGGCTCATGA
- a CDS encoding Tn3 family transposase — MKYATAIRTRTASAEAILRRFTRNASHPTYAAMLEVGRAQKTIFVARYLRLRNLQREIEEGLNVMESSNGANSVIAYGKAVRSPPPGATSRRCMSCACGSPNPPWST; from the coding sequence ATCAAATACGCGACCGCGATCCGCACCCGGACCGCCTCTGCCGAGGCGATCCTGCGGCGCTTCACCCGCAATGCCTCCCACCCCACCTACGCGGCGATGCTGGAGGTCGGCCGCGCCCAGAAGACCATCTTCGTGGCCCGATATCTGCGGCTGCGCAATCTCCAGCGGGAGATCGAGGAGGGCCTGAACGTCATGGAGTCCTCCAACGGCGCCAACTCCGTGATCGCCTACGGCAAAGCGGTGAGATCGCCTCCACCCGGCGCGACGAGCAGGAGATGTATGTCCTGTGCCTGCGGATCCCCTAATCCGCCCTGGTCTACGTGA
- a CDS encoding helix-turn-helix domain-containing protein, which produces MNRTVTYSWRLREIMAARGLNNISDLIPLLKDRGIELSASQIYRLVGQRPERLSLSLLGALCDALECSVEDLCQFDVQTVQQPRRAASGGPTVVDLNSTIRPRRARVRRTD; this is translated from the coding sequence ATGAACCGCACGGTGACGTACTCCTGGCGCCTCCGGGAAATCATGGCCGCACGCGGCCTGAACAACATCTCGGACCTGATTCCGCTTCTCAAGGACCGGGGCATCGAGCTCTCGGCGTCACAGATCTACCGGCTGGTCGGCCAGCGCCCGGAGCGTCTGTCGCTGTCCCTGCTCGGCGCCCTCTGCGACGCGCTGGAGTGCAGCGTCGAAGACCTGTGTCAGTTCGACGTGCAGACCGTTCAGCAGCCGCGCCGGGCGGCCTCCGGCGGTCCCACCGTCGTCGATCTGAACAGCACCATCCGCCCGCGACGGGCACGAGTACGGCGGACTGACTGA
- a CDS encoding tyrosine-type recombinase/integrase: MGPSDGSARLHLTAGVPLLHPEDQVFQAMLDGWRNQQLARNLSFGTVEQREALIRRFRVFTGTDPWLWTATHLDEFVTEARGVRRNSRSTVLGYETGIRLFMGYLTDPAYGWSTECETRFGTHPVQICHEWNTARHTQEAQAGPGKRALTHDELQALFDHADERAVAAQSSGRKGWLTAFRDATLLKVAYGWGLRRNEVRRLELCDLGSNPKAPEFDHYGIVHVRFGKAMRGSPPKRRAVLTVPLFDWATDALGQWVEEVRPLLADADCPALWPSERGPLLSLSSVTSLFTRCRHELGLAEGLDFHSLRRSYVSHLIEAGYDSLFVQQQVGHEHASTTTIYTHVSPDYRARTVRAALDRIGQRVVGGEGAT; the protein is encoded by the coding sequence ATGGGGCCGAGTGATGGGTCAGCCCGGCTGCATCTAACCGCCGGGGTGCCGCTGCTGCATCCAGAAGACCAGGTCTTCCAGGCGATGCTCGACGGGTGGCGAAATCAGCAGTTGGCCCGCAACCTCAGCTTCGGCACGGTCGAACAACGGGAAGCGCTGATCCGGCGCTTCCGCGTCTTCACGGGCACAGACCCCTGGTTGTGGACAGCGACACACCTCGACGAGTTCGTCACTGAAGCACGAGGGGTGCGGCGGAACAGCCGCTCGACCGTGCTCGGCTACGAGACCGGCATCAGGCTCTTCATGGGCTACCTCACCGATCCCGCCTATGGGTGGTCGACCGAGTGCGAAACACGGTTCGGCACGCACCCGGTACAGATCTGCCACGAGTGGAACACCGCCCGGCACACTCAGGAAGCCCAGGCCGGGCCCGGAAAGCGGGCCCTCACACACGACGAACTACAGGCGTTGTTTGACCACGCCGACGAGCGAGCCGTGGCCGCGCAGTCCTCCGGCCGGAAAGGGTGGCTCACCGCCTTCCGTGATGCGACCTTGCTGAAGGTCGCATACGGCTGGGGTCTACGCCGCAACGAGGTGCGGCGTCTCGAACTGTGCGACCTGGGCAGCAACCCCAAGGCCCCGGAGTTCGACCACTACGGCATCGTCCACGTCCGCTTCGGCAAGGCCATGCGGGGCTCACCGCCCAAGCGGCGGGCAGTGCTGACGGTCCCGCTGTTCGACTGGGCCACAGACGCGCTTGGCCAGTGGGTCGAGGAGGTCCGTCCGTTGCTCGCGGATGCCGACTGCCCCGCCCTATGGCCCTCCGAGCGCGGACCGCTTCTGAGTCTGTCCTCCGTGACGTCGCTGTTCACCCGATGCCGTCATGAACTCGGCCTGGCGGAAGGGCTGGATTTTCACTCTCTGCGCCGGTCGTACGTCTCGCACCTCATCGAGGCCGGCTACGACTCCTTGTTCGTACAGCAGCAGGTCGGTCACGAGCACGCGTCCACCACCACGATCTACACGCATGTGTCTCCCGACTACCGGGCCCGCACCGTGCGGGCCGCGCTCGACCGCATCGGGCAGCGCGTCGTCGGCGGCGAGGGGGCCACATGA
- the ftsY gene encoding signal recognition particle-docking protein FtsY, whose translation METVILAVVIAVVVIGALGGLVIGSRKKKQLPPSPPSAPDITTAPPAEPHVGEEAETPRDEARRTIEEVDLPTAEPAAPEEPEAPAVEEPAAPEVEVPEPTAGRLVRLRARLSRSQNALGQGLLTLLSREHLDEDTWEEIEDTLLTADVGVQPTQELVENLRERVKVLGTRTPDELRTLLREELLKLLVPEFDRTVKTEGFATEGTTPGIVMVVGVNGTGKTTTTGKLARVLVADGKNVVLGAADTFRAAAADQLQTWGERVGARTVRGPEGGDPASIAFDSVKEGIEEGADVVLIDTAGRLHTKTGLMDELGKVKRVVEKHAPLDEVLLVLDATTGQNGLVQARVFAEVVDITGIVLTKLDGTAKGGIVVAVQRELGVPVKLVGLGEGPDDLAPFEPEAFVDALIGD comes from the coding sequence ATGGAAACCGTCATCCTTGCTGTAGTCATCGCCGTGGTCGTGATCGGCGCGCTCGGCGGGCTCGTGATCGGCAGCCGCAAGAAGAAGCAGCTGCCCCCGTCCCCGCCGTCGGCGCCCGACATCACCACCGCCCCGCCCGCCGAGCCGCACGTCGGCGAAGAGGCCGAGACGCCGCGCGACGAAGCGCGGCGCACGATCGAAGAGGTCGATCTCCCCACCGCCGAGCCGGCCGCTCCGGAGGAACCCGAGGCCCCGGCCGTCGAGGAGCCCGCCGCTCCCGAGGTCGAGGTACCGGAGCCGACCGCGGGCCGCCTCGTGCGGCTGCGCGCCCGCCTTTCCCGGTCGCAGAACGCGCTCGGCCAGGGCCTGCTCACCCTCCTGTCCCGCGAGCACCTCGACGAGGACACGTGGGAGGAGATCGAGGACACGCTGCTCACCGCCGATGTCGGCGTGCAGCCCACCCAGGAACTGGTCGAGAACCTGCGCGAGCGCGTCAAGGTGCTCGGTACCCGCACGCCGGACGAGCTGCGCACGCTGCTGCGTGAGGAGCTCCTCAAGCTGCTCGTTCCCGAGTTCGACCGCACCGTGAAGACCGAGGGCTTCGCCACCGAGGGCACGACGCCCGGCATCGTGATGGTCGTCGGCGTCAACGGCACCGGCAAGACCACCACCACCGGCAAGCTCGCGCGCGTGCTCGTCGCCGACGGCAAGAACGTGGTGCTCGGCGCCGCGGACACCTTCCGTGCGGCCGCAGCCGACCAGCTGCAGACGTGGGGCGAGCGGGTCGGTGCGCGCACCGTGCGAGGCCCCGAGGGCGGCGACCCGGCGTCCATCGCCTTCGACTCCGTCAAGGAGGGCATCGAGGAGGGCGCCGACGTCGTCCTCATCGACACCGCGGGGCGCCTGCACACCAAGACGGGGCTCATGGACGAGCTCGGCAAGGTCAAGCGGGTCGTGGAGAAGCACGCGCCGCTCGACGAGGTGCTGCTCGTGCTCGACGCGACGACGGGGCAGAACGGTCTTGTCCAGGCCCGCGTGTTCGCCGAGGTCGTCGACATCACGGGCATCGTGCTGACCAAGCTGGACGGTACGGCCAAGGGCGGCATCGTCGTGGCCGTGCAGCGGGAGCTGGGTGTGCCGGTCAAGCTCGTGGGTCTCGGCGAGGGTCCCGACGACCTGGCGCCGTTCGAGCCGGAGGCGTTTGTGGATGCGCTTATTGGCGACTAG
- a CDS encoding bifunctional DNA primase/polymerase — MGFTIGGMREMRTGSRRRGRTSGRASDCTTVAEFTGLWGWDVAPGARAAGSECSCGKAGCPAPGAHPLDPAAVVPAGATLDEVAEFWGRFPGAAVLLPVGRAFDVIDVPEAAGRRALIRLERMGLPLGPVIATPQRRAHFFVAPGAAAELPTLLYRMGWDDADLDLHALGAGSYVTAPPSDRGGLGPTTWLRPPSLDTATQPPQARLLLGTLAYVAHRSPCV, encoded by the coding sequence ATGGGCTTCACGATCGGCGGCATGCGTGAGATGCGCACCGGCTCACGGCGCCGCGGCCGCACGTCCGGCCGCGCTTCGGACTGCACCACGGTGGCGGAGTTCACCGGCCTCTGGGGCTGGGACGTGGCGCCCGGCGCCCGCGCCGCCGGCTCCGAGTGCTCCTGCGGAAAGGCCGGCTGCCCGGCCCCCGGCGCCCATCCCCTCGACCCGGCCGCGGTGGTGCCGGCGGGGGCCACGCTCGACGAAGTGGCCGAGTTCTGGGGCCGGTTCCCCGGCGCCGCGGTACTGCTGCCGGTCGGCCGGGCGTTCGACGTGATCGATGTGCCGGAGGCCGCGGGGCGCCGCGCACTGATCCGCCTGGAGCGCATGGGCCTCCCGCTCGGCCCGGTCATCGCCACCCCACAGCGCCGCGCCCACTTCTTCGTGGCACCGGGCGCCGCTGCCGAACTCCCCACGCTGCTCTACCGGATGGGCTGGGACGACGCCGACCTCGACCTGCACGCGCTGGGCGCGGGGTCCTACGTCACGGCGCCGCCCTCGGACCGCGGCGGCCTCGGCCCGACGACGTGGCTGCGCCCGCCGTCCCTGGACACGGCGACCCAACCGCCGCAGGCACGGCTGCTCCTGGGCACGCTGGCGTACGTGGCACACCGCTCGCCCTGCGTATGA
- the nsdA gene encoding transcriptional repressor NsdA, with product MGGSGGGVTNAEKRPNELLGSWFVRSGWSKGELARQVNRRARQLGANHISTDTSRVRRWLDGENPREPIPRILSELFSERFGCVVAVEDLGLRAAHQAPSVSGVDLPWTAPQTVALIGEFSRSDLMLARRGFLGSSLALAAGPSLIEPMQRWLVPTPGASARPEPESVAQRRGNRLSKPELDLLESTTVMFRQWDAQCGGGLRRKAVVGQLHEVTDLLQEPQPEETTRRLFKVAAELAELAGWMSYDVGLQPTAQKYFVLALHASKEAGDKPLGSYVLSSMSRQMIHLGRPDDALELIHLAQYGSRDCASPRTQSMLYAMEARAYANMGQPGKCKRAVRMAEDTFTDADDWDDPDPDWIRFFSEAELHGENSHSYRDLAYVAGRSPTYASMAGPVMKRAVELFGKDSEHQRSYALNLIGMATVHLLQKEPEQSTVLAGQALEIARKVRSERVNTRIRKTVATAVRDFGDVAEVIDLTEQLAFHLPETAEAAV from the coding sequence GTGGGCGGCAGCGGCGGTGGCGTCACGAACGCCGAGAAGCGCCCGAACGAGCTGCTCGGTTCGTGGTTCGTGCGCAGTGGCTGGTCCAAGGGCGAGCTGGCGCGCCAAGTGAACCGACGGGCCCGGCAGTTGGGTGCGAACCACATCTCCACGGACACCTCGCGGGTGCGCCGATGGCTCGACGGGGAGAACCCGCGCGAGCCGATCCCGAGGATCCTCAGCGAGCTGTTCTCCGAGCGCTTCGGCTGTGTCGTCGCCGTCGAGGACCTCGGCCTGCGCGCCGCGCACCAGGCGCCCTCGGTGTCCGGCGTCGACCTGCCCTGGACCGCTCCCCAGACCGTGGCGCTCATCGGCGAGTTCTCGCGCAGCGACCTGATGCTCGCGCGCCGCGGCTTCCTTGGCAGCTCGCTCGCGCTCGCCGCGGGCCCCTCGCTGATCGAGCCGATGCAGCGCTGGCTGGTGCCGACCCCCGGCGCTTCGGCCAGGCCGGAGCCGGAGTCGGTCGCACAGCGTCGAGGGAACCGGCTCTCGAAGCCGGAGCTCGACCTCCTGGAGTCGACCACGGTGATGTTCCGCCAGTGGGACGCCCAGTGCGGCGGCGGTCTGCGCCGCAAGGCCGTCGTCGGCCAGCTCCATGAGGTGACCGACCTGCTGCAGGAGCCGCAGCCCGAGGAGACGACGCGCCGCCTGTTCAAGGTCGCCGCCGAACTCGCAGAGCTGGCGGGCTGGATGAGCTACGACGTGGGCCTTCAGCCCACCGCCCAGAAGTACTTCGTGCTCGCCCTGCACGCCTCCAAGGAAGCGGGCGACAAGCCGCTCGGCTCGTACGTGCTCAGCAGCATGAGCCGTCAGATGATCCACCTCGGCCGCCCCGACGACGCCCTGGAACTCATCCACCTCGCCCAGTACGGCAGTCGCGACTGCGCCAGCCCTCGCACCCAGTCCATGCTGTATGCGATGGAGGCCCGCGCGTACGCGAACATGGGGCAGCCCGGCAAGTGCAAGCGCGCCGTGCGGATGGCCGAGGACACCTTCACGGACGCCGACGACTGGGACGACCCGGATCCCGACTGGATCCGCTTCTTCTCCGAGGCCGAACTGCACGGCGAGAACAGCCACTCGTACCGGGATCTCGCCTACGTGGCGGGTCGCAGCCCCACGTACGCGTCGATGGCCGGGCCCGTGATGAAGCGCGCCGTCGAGCTGTTCGGGAAGGACTCCGAGCACCAGCGTTCGTACGCGCTGAACCTGATCGGGATGGCCACCGTGCACCTCCTGCAGAAGGAGCCCGAGCAGTCCACGGTGCTCGCGGGGCAGGCCCTGGAGATCGCCAGGAAGGTGCGCTCCGAGCGGGTCAACACCCGGATCCGTAAGACCGTCGCCACCGCGGTACGGGACTTCGGCGATGTCGCCGAGGTCATCGATCTCACCGAACAGCTCGCGTTCCATCTGCCGGAGACCGCCGAAGCGGCGGTCTGA